Below is a genomic region from Deltaproteobacteria bacterium.
CACGGCGCTCATGGCCGCCGCGGTCCTCCTCACTTCGGTGGGATATGTGATCATGGGCCGCATCCTTACCCTGGATATGACCCTGACCTGCTTTCTGACCCTGGGAATCGGTTTGGGGTATCTGGCGATAACTCGTGAACGGCGAGCGTATCTACCCTGGGCCTACCTGAGCTTAGCTCTGGCCCTGCTGACCAAGGGATTGGTGGCCCTGGTTTTACCGGGGCTAATTTTCGGGGCATGGGCCGTGGCGCGCCGCGATTTTAAGATGCTTTTACGGCTTTGGGACAGCCGGGGATTTTTGATCCTGCTGCTAGTGGGCCTGCCATGGTTTGTTCTGGTGACGCTTTATAACCCGGAATTCCCCGGTTACTTTTTATTCCAGGAACATTGGCAAAGGTACCTGACTTCCTATAGCCACCATGAGGAACCGGTCTATTATTTTGTGGGCATCGTCGCACTGGGGCTGTTGCCCTGGAGTTTTCTCTTGCCCTGGGCACTTGGGCAGCGGAGAGTTAATCAAACCCCCGTCGAGCAGCAAGATAACTTATTCCTGTTGCTCTGGATGGGGGTAATATTAATCTTTTTTTCGGTGTCGCGGGCCAAATTGGCGCCTTATATTTTGCCGGCCCTGCCACCTCTGGCACTGCAGTTGGGCAGGGCTCTTAGCCTGAGTAATCAGGGACATAGACCGGGGTTAAACTCCCGGGGATTATCCTGGAGTCTGCTGATCTGGCTGTTGGTGGGCCTGGGGATGATAATAGTTTTCCTTTTGCCCCCGGCTTCCTGGGGGCAGAGAATTTCCCAGATAAGTTATTTGTCTCCTTATTCCCTGATCGCTCTGCTGGTCCTGGCTGCCATCCCGGGACTGGCCCTGGCCTTCCGAAGGCGGCCCCAGGCCCGCCGGCTAATTCTTGTGGTCGGCGCCGTAATCTTGAACACCCTGGTAATTATGGGAATAGAGCGGGTAGCTGACCTTCGCTCCGGGCGGGCCCTGGCTCAGGTAGTCAATTCTGAGTGGCAGCCCGGAGAGGCGTTGGTGGGCTATAGGGTTTACCTACAGAGTCTGGAATTTTATACTGGCCAGGATTTATTTGTTTATCAGCTGAAAAGCGAGCTGGATTTTGGACGCCGGCATACAGCCGGGGTCAATCTGTTTCTGGATCGGCCCGAAGCTCTCGAACAGGTGGTGCAACAGCATTCCCGAGTCTATCTGCTTCTAAAAAATGAGGATTGGCAAGCCGTGCAACATCTTTTTCCGGGTCGCTGGCAAATCTTGACTACCTGGAGAAAAGGCCTGTTGGTATCTATCCGGTGAAATTATCCTTGCAAAAAACTATAGGTCTGCCCAGACCCTGGATTATCCACCGCTATCTTTGGCAAGAATACCTGGGACCATTTATGGTCAGTCTGTTGGCCTTCACGCTGATCCTGTTTATGGGTCGGATCATGCGGATCATGCAGATGACCATCGTCAAGGGAGTCGGTCTGGGCGACATCCTGAGATTTTGTCTCTTCATAATGCCCTTCCTGCTGGTATTTACGGTGCCTATGGCGGCCATGGTGGCGGTGCTATTAACCTTTTTGCGCCTCTCTGCTGACCATGAGATCATGGCCCTGAAAACTGCCGGGGTCAGCGTTACCCAATTGCTGCCCTCGGTCCTGGGTTTTGCCCTGATTACCACCCTGATCAGTCTGATCTTATCGCTCTATGCCAGTCCTTGGGGCAACCATGCCATGCGCCAGTTATTAATCGAAGTCACTAAACGGCGGGCTGACCTGGGGATTCGGGAGCAAGTGTTCCACACCGACTTTCCCCGATTGATGGTTTTCGTCAATAAGGTAAAATCCCGGGGTGAGACTCTGGAAGGTATTTTTATCTCTGATGAACGCGATCCTGGATTGCCGAATACCATTATCGCCGAAACAGGGGCATTTTATTTTGACCCCCAAAGCCAGATGCTGATGTTTCAACTCTTCCATGGGCGGGTCATTCGGGTGAGCAAAGATCTGGAGAACCTGCATGCGGTGGAATTTGAAAGCTACCAGATCCCCCTAGAGCTTTTTAACTTCGCCTCGGAGGGACGTATATCCGGAGATGAAATGTTTCCCGGAGAGTTGCGCCAGGCCCTGGCTCAGGAGAAACCCGGGACCACAGAATATAATCGCTTAGTGGTGGAATTGGGGCGGCGTTTTTCCCTGCCTATCGGCGGTTTCCTGTTGGCGCTGATCGCCATGCCGCTGGGCCTTTCCACTCGCAGTGGGGGCCGCTCTTTAGGACTGATCATCGGTCTGGTCAGTTTCGTACTTTATTACATCTTGCTCACCGCTTCTTGGCGTCTGGGCGTAAACGGCTCGGTGCCGCCCGCCTGGGCACCCTGGGTGCCCAATTTCCTGTTTTGTTTCCTGGCTGGTTACCTTTGGTGGCGGTGTACCCGAGATCTGTCTTTTTCCTTTACTAATTAGGGCGGACTTAAGGAGTTACTGCTCCATACCTGGATAAATCCCCTCGACCACTGTGCCCTGACCATACTGCGAAGTGCAGTGCGGGACTCTGGAACTATTAGATTTTTTGGATAAAAATCAACCTAATGTTGAACTATCAGCCATTATGTTCTAAAATGAATGTAAAAATACATACCTTGAAGCCTGAGAACGGTATGGCTTTTCTAGAGGTAAATGTTAAACCATGGCTATTTTACCAATTCGTAAGTATCCAGATCCGGTATTGAAACAACCGGCCGCTCCAGTAGAAGAAATTAAGGGGGAAATTCAGAAACTTATCGATGACATGATTGAAACCATGTACCAAGCTCCGGGCATAGGGTTAGCCGCCAATCAGGTCGGTGCTCTTCATCGGGTCATTGTTTTTGATGTTTCTCCGCCGGAAGAGAGACCCAAACCGGTAGTCATCGTCAATCCGAAGATTACCTATGCCGAAGGGGAACAGATTTATACCGAGGCCTGTCTGTCAGTCGGTGATTTCAGTTCCGAAGTGCGCCGGAAAGCCCTGGTCACGGTGGAGGGCATGGATCGGCAAGGCCAGCCTCTGGAAGTCCGAGGCGAGGGATTATTGGCGGTAGTGCTGCAACACGAGATCGACCATCTCGACGGTCGGTTATTTATCGATCGCATCAGTCGATTGAAGCGGAGTCTTTATATTCGGCAGGTTCGGAAGCAGTTGCAGAAATGATTGACCGCCCTTGGCGTCTGATCTTCATGGGCACCCCGGAATTTGCTCGGCCCAGTCTGCGAGCCTTACTGGAGGCCGGGCAGGAAGTGCTGGCGGTGGTCACCCAACCGGATCGGCGGTGCGGTCGGGGGCGAAAACTCTCCATGCCGCCGATCAAGGAAGAGGCACAAGCTTGGGGGGTGCCAGTATGGCAGCCACCACGAGTGCGTCAGCAGGAGGTAGTTAGGGCCCTAGCGGAATTACATCCCGAGTTGATCGTGGTGGTAGCCTTTGGCCAGCTTTTACCCGCGGAGGTGTTGACCATTCCGTCGGTGGGTGCTTTAAATGTCCATGCGTCCCTGCTTCCTCGGCATCGGGGTCCAGCCCCGATAAATTGGGCCATAATCCAAGGCAATAGCGTCACCGGGGTAACCATCATGTGGATGGATGCCGGGATGGATACCGGGCCGATTTTTTTAACGGAAGCCGTTAAGATTACGGAAGCCGATACCGCCGGGAGCCTGACAGCCCGATTAGCTTCGTTAGGGGCGGAACTGTTGCTCCAGGCTCTGAATAAGCTTCAACAAGGAGAAATAATCCGCCAACCGCAGCCAATGGAGGGGATAAGTTATGCGCCCCCTTTGACCAGGCAGATGCAGCACCTGGATTTTGACCGGCCGGCCATGGAGGTGGCCCGCTGGGTCCGGGGTCTGGATCCTCGCCCCGGGGCTTTTGCTACCTACCAGGGTAAGACGCTGAAGGTCTTTCAGGCCCGGGTGGCCCAGGAGAGCGGTGATTTGGCCCCCCCTGGCACGGTTTTACAAGTCACTAACCGGGGAGCGGAAGTGGCCTGCGGGCAGGGAAGTGTTTGGTTGCCGGAAGTGCAGTTGGCCGGGTCCAGACGAATGCCCGCCCAGGAATTCGCCCGGGGGCACCTCCTTGTGAACCAACGTCTGGGTTAATTGGTCATGGCTGTTCAACTGATGAGGGGAGAATGAGCAACCAGTCTCAGGATCAGTCCCCGTCGATCATTCTCGATGGTGGGAATTCTATCCGTCCCCAAAAACGAGTCTTCATTGGTCTGTTGGCCGCTACCTGCCTCATCCTGGGAGTTCTGCTGGCGGTCCTGTGGTATGTGCCTTTTGTCGGCCTGACCAACATCCATCCTGATTTACCACTGATCCTGGGGATCGTTTTCGGTCTGCTGTCCTTTATCGCCGTGGCAGGGGTTTTACTATTAATCCTGACTATCCTACTCGGTCGAGATCTGTTTTTCTCCAAGCGGTTGCGCGGCGTTGTGGTCAAAATCATTTTCCCGCTGATGGTCCTGGTCGGCAAAATCTTTGGGGTCAGCAAGACCCAGGTACAGCGTTCTTTTATCGAAATTAACAACCATCTGGTCCTGGCCCAACATCTCCATACCACCCCTGATAAACTCCTGCTGCTCATGCCCCATTGCTTGCAGTATCATGAATGTCCGGTGCGAATTACCGGTAACGTCGAGAATTGCAAGCGTTGTGGTAGATGCCATATTAAAGGTTTGGTGGAAATCGCCGAAAAATATCACGTCGGACTGGCCGTAGCTACGGGCGGGACTCTGGCTCGCCGGATCGTCATCGAAAAGCGGCCGCAGATAATTATCGCCGTAGCCTGCGAACGGGACCTCACCAGCGGCATCCAGGATTCCTATCCCCTGCCGGTCTATGGCATTACCAATAAACGGCCGCATGGGCCTTGTTATGACACCCAGGTTGATCTGGAGAAAGTCGAAGGAGCAGTAAAAATCTTTCTTAACGCCCAGCCCGAGGCCCAACCGGTTGCGACTCCAGCCCCGGAAAAGAGGTTACAAAGTCAGACTAATTGATTCCCCCCGGGCCTTGGCCCTAAAGGTGCTGGAGTCAGTAGCCCGGCGCCGTGGCTCTCCGGAAAGTCTCATCCATGATCTGCTGGCCCAGCATCCCGGCTTGGCGCGGCCGGACCGGGCCTTGCTGCTGGAACTGGTCCAAGGGGTGTTACGCTGGCAACTGCGCCTCGATTTTGTCATCAGCCAGGTATCGCTAACCCCCTTGAAAAAACTTCATCCCCTAATCTTACAACTGCTCCGCTTAACCACCTATCAGATTCTCTTTTTGGACCGTATCCCGACCTATGCCGCGGTCAACGAAGCCATCCGGTTGGCCAAAAGCCGCCACCTGCCCCGGGCACTGGTAGCTTTTCTAAATGCCACCCTAAGGAAGCTGGCCAAGGTCGGCCGGACTATTTCTTTGCCGGACCGGCAGTCTGACCCGGTAGGTGCTCTGGCCGTAGCCACCTCTCATCCACCCTGGCTGGCCGCCCGCTGGCTCCAGGACCTGGGGGAGTCCGGGGCTTGGCGGCGTTGCCAGGCCAATAACCACATCCCGCCGCTTACCATTCGGGTTAATACCCAGAAAATCAGCCCAGCCAAATTGCTGGCCCTGCTGGCTCAAGAAGGAGTGCCAGCCCAGCCCTGCCGGTTTTCTCCGGTAGGCCTCACCATCCAGTCCCTGGAGCAGCCGCCTTTAAACCTCGACTCGTACCAGCGGGGACTGTGGGTGTTCCAGGATGAGGCCGCCCAACTGGTCACTTACCTGCTGCAGGTGGAGCCGGGGCAGCGGGTACTGGAAATCGGTGCCGGGCGGGGCACCAAGACCACTCACTTGGTCAGCATGCTTGGGTCTGAGGGCCACCTGGTAGCCCTGGATCGCAGCCGCTGGCGCTTAGTCGAACTTGGTCACAATCTGGAACGACTTAGGCTGGGGCAAACTTCCTTGGTGGTGGTGGATGCTACCCGGCCTTTGCCCATCCAGGCTTCTGTTAATTTTGATCGAATATTAATTGATGCTCCCTGTTCTGGTCTGGGAACCATTCGACGGCACCCGGAATTAAGATGGTGGCGGTCCGAAGC
It encodes:
- a CDS encoding methionyl-tRNA formyltransferase, which gives rise to MIDRPWRLIFMGTPEFARPSLRALLEAGQEVLAVVTQPDRRCGRGRKLSMPPIKEEAQAWGVPVWQPPRVRQQEVVRALAELHPELIVVVAFGQLLPAEVLTIPSVGALNVHASLLPRHRGPAPINWAIIQGNSVTGVTIMWMDAGMDTGPIFLTEAVKITEADTAGSLTARLASLGAELLLQALNKLQQGEIIRQPQPMEGISYAPPLTRQMQHLDFDRPAMEVARWVRGLDPRPGAFATYQGKTLKVFQARVAQESGDLAPPGTVLQVTNRGAEVACGQGSVWLPEVQLAGSRRMPAQEFARGHLLVNQRLG
- the rsmB gene encoding 16S rRNA (cytosine(967)-C(5))-methyltransferase RsmB, which produces MALKVLESVARRRGSPESLIHDLLAQHPGLARPDRALLLELVQGVLRWQLRLDFVISQVSLTPLKKLHPLILQLLRLTTYQILFLDRIPTYAAVNEAIRLAKSRHLPRALVAFLNATLRKLAKVGRTISLPDRQSDPVGALAVATSHPPWLAARWLQDLGESGAWRRCQANNHIPPLTIRVNTQKISPAKLLALLAQEGVPAQPCRFSPVGLTIQSLEQPPLNLDSYQRGLWVFQDEAAQLVTYLLQVEPGQRVLEIGAGRGTKTTHLVSMLGSEGHLVALDRSRWRLVELGHNLERLRLGQTSLVVVDATRPLPIQASVNFDRILIDAPCSGLGTIRRHPELRWWRSEADFPQYATRQLAMLQHAATYLRVGGLLLYITCTTEVEENEAVVEAFLAFRPEFKINFAPEALPATARHLLEPPGFFRTLPEREGLDGFFAAVLARK
- the def gene encoding peptide deformylase — its product is MAILPIRKYPDPVLKQPAAPVEEIKGEIQKLIDDMIETMYQAPGIGLAANQVGALHRVIVFDVSPPEERPKPVVIVNPKITYAEGEQIYTEACLSVGDFSSEVRRKALVTVEGMDRQGQPLEVRGEGLLAVVLQHEIDHLDGRLFIDRISRLKRSLYIRQVRKQLQK
- the lptF gene encoding LPS export ABC transporter permease LptF, encoding MQKTIGLPRPWIIHRYLWQEYLGPFMVSLLAFTLILFMGRIMRIMQMTIVKGVGLGDILRFCLFIMPFLLVFTVPMAAMVAVLLTFLRLSADHEIMALKTAGVSVTQLLPSVLGFALITTLISLILSLYASPWGNHAMRQLLIEVTKRRADLGIREQVFHTDFPRLMVFVNKVKSRGETLEGIFISDERDPGLPNTIIAETGAFYFDPQSQMLMFQLFHGRVIRVSKDLENLHAVEFESYQIPLELFNFASEGRISGDEMFPGELRQALAQEKPGTTEYNRLVVELGRRFSLPIGGFLLALIAMPLGLSTRSGGRSLGLIIGLVSFVLYYILLTASWRLGVNGSVPPAWAPWVPNFLFCFLAGYLWWRCTRDLSFSFTN
- a CDS encoding glycosyltransferase family 39 protein; protein product: MINQRHSASQIKALVLLLGLAAGLFFFRLGVPGLMDPDEGRYAEIAREMWVRSDWITPHLNQVKYLEKPPLVYWLTSVSLAVLGKTETAARLVPALSAIGGILAVYGLGRVMFNPTTALMAAAVLLTSVGYVIMGRILTLDMTLTCFLTLGIGLGYLAITRERRAYLPWAYLSLALALLTKGLVALVLPGLIFGAWAVARRDFKMLLRLWDSRGFLILLLVGLPWFVLVTLYNPEFPGYFLFQEHWQRYLTSYSHHEEPVYYFVGIVALGLLPWSFLLPWALGQRRVNQTPVEQQDNLFLLLWMGVILIFFSVSRAKLAPYILPALPPLALQLGRALSLSNQGHRPGLNSRGLSWSLLIWLLVGLGMIIVFLLPPASWGQRISQISYLSPYSLIALLVLAAIPGLALAFRRRPQARRLILVVGAVILNTLVIMGIERVADLRSGRALAQVVNSEWQPGEALVGYRVYLQSLEFYTGQDLFVYQLKSELDFGRRHTAGVNLFLDRPEALEQVVQQHSRVYLLLKNEDWQAVQHLFPGRWQILTTWRKGLLVSIR
- a CDS encoding DUF116 domain-containing protein, whose translation is MSNQSQDQSPSIILDGGNSIRPQKRVFIGLLAATCLILGVLLAVLWYVPFVGLTNIHPDLPLILGIVFGLLSFIAVAGVLLLILTILLGRDLFFSKRLRGVVVKIIFPLMVLVGKIFGVSKTQVQRSFIEINNHLVLAQHLHTTPDKLLLLMPHCLQYHECPVRITGNVENCKRCGRCHIKGLVEIAEKYHVGLAVATGGTLARRIVIEKRPQIIIAVACERDLTSGIQDSYPLPVYGITNKRPHGPCYDTQVDLEKVEGAVKIFLNAQPEAQPVATPAPEKRLQSQTN